A window of the Polaribacter sp. HaHaR_3_91 genome harbors these coding sequences:
- a CDS encoding sugar phosphate nucleotidyltransferase — protein MTITSEKHTHNNRITTALLLAAGTGSRLFPITKDAPKCLTLVSEKSMLERLVTNLKDQGFTRLVIVTGYKQECIVDFLGNQTDGLSIEYVHSPLYKTTNNIYSLWMARNSIKEPFVLIESDLVLDTSLLSNMVYPDKMAVAKMQPWLNGTTVTINAQNKVMQFQPGTTEPYTETRYKTVNIYSFSLESWQEVSKKLNQYIEAGNVNAYYETVFTTLVAEKTIAFDAVSFDEKPWYEVDTILDLAEAEKLFPVATEEEVTYALY, from the coding sequence TAGAATTACTACTGCATTATTATTGGCTGCCGGAACCGGAAGTCGTCTTTTTCCAATCACAAAAGATGCTCCTAAATGCTTAACTTTAGTCAGTGAAAAATCTATGTTAGAGCGTCTTGTAACCAATTTAAAAGACCAAGGTTTTACGCGTCTTGTTATTGTAACTGGTTATAAACAAGAATGTATTGTAGATTTTTTAGGCAACCAAACAGACGGCTTAAGTATCGAGTATGTACACAGTCCGTTATACAAAACCACCAACAATATTTACTCACTTTGGATGGCAAGAAATAGTATAAAAGAACCTTTTGTACTTATAGAAAGCGACTTGGTTTTAGACACCTCTTTACTAAGCAATATGGTGTATCCAGATAAAATGGCAGTGGCAAAAATGCAACCTTGGCTCAACGGAACTACTGTAACTATTAACGCTCAAAATAAAGTGATGCAGTTTCAACCAGGTACCACAGAACCGTATACCGAAACGCGCTATAAAACCGTAAATATTTATAGTTTCTCTTTAGAATCTTGGCAAGAAGTTTCCAAAAAACTGAATCAATATATTGAAGCCGGAAACGTAAACGCCTATTACGAAACCGTTTTTACAACCTTAGTAGCCGAAAAAACAATAGCATTCGATGCTGTTTCTTTCGATGAAAAACCTTGGTACGAAGTAGATACTATTTTAGATTTAGCCGAAGCAGAAAAATTATTTCCAGTAGCTACTGAAGAAGAAGTTACCTATGCTCTTTATTAA
- a CDS encoding APC family permease, with amino-acid sequence MNKKIGLKEAISIGVGGMVGGGIFAVLGLAVSLAKGGTPIAFLLAGILALITSYSYVKLSIAYPNRGGTVKFINQGFGKTVFSGAISNLLWVSYIIMLSLYASAFGSYAPNLLEITHHKTIDFHIYASGIILLATVINYYSVAVVGKIEAYAVVIKLIILIAFIFIGGYGLIGNPELTQLAVTNWEAPIKLFAGGMVIFVAYEGFELIANAAPDIINPGKNISRAYYISVIFVIILYIIIAIVTVGSLPFSKIATAEDYVLAEAAKPMLGQIGFSIITVAALISTFSAINASLLGAGRVNYEIAEDDELDHHFLAKLWNQPIGLMVTAIATLILVNILDLESISTAGSVGFLLIFGIVNFVGFRLSKNTGSNKVIPLVGFVLCMVATVILINQQYETNLLGVLISISIIGFCFIAEWIYKKTEKK; translated from the coding sequence ATGAACAAAAAAATAGGATTAAAAGAAGCAATATCAATTGGAGTAGGCGGAATGGTAGGTGGTGGAATTTTTGCAGTTCTTGGTCTTGCGGTATCACTTGCAAAAGGCGGAACACCTATTGCTTTTTTATTGGCAGGAATTTTGGCTTTAATAACCTCTTACAGTTACGTAAAACTTTCAATAGCGTACCCAAATAGGGGAGGAACGGTAAAGTTTATCAACCAAGGGTTTGGTAAAACGGTGTTTAGTGGTGCAATTAGTAATCTTTTATGGGTAAGTTATATTATAATGCTTTCTCTTTATGCTTCTGCGTTTGGTTCTTATGCGCCTAATTTATTAGAAATTACGCATCATAAAACCATAGATTTTCATATTTATGCCAGTGGTATCATTCTTTTGGCAACTGTAATAAATTATTATAGTGTTGCTGTGGTTGGTAAAATAGAAGCTTATGCTGTTGTTATTAAACTGATCATTTTAATTGCCTTTATTTTTATAGGAGGTTACGGGTTAATAGGGAATCCAGAACTGACGCAATTGGCAGTGACTAATTGGGAAGCTCCTATTAAATTATTTGCTGGGGGAATGGTTATTTTTGTGGCTTATGAAGGTTTTGAGTTAATTGCAAATGCAGCGCCAGATATCATCAATCCAGGAAAAAATATTTCTAGAGCTTATTACATTTCCGTTATTTTTGTCATTATTTTGTACATTATTATTGCCATTGTTACGGTGGGGTCACTTCCTTTTTCAAAAATTGCTACGGCAGAAGATTATGTTTTGGCAGAAGCCGCAAAACCAATGTTAGGACAAATTGGTTTTTCTATAATTACAGTGGCTGCTTTAATTTCTACCTTTTCGGCAATCAATGCTTCGTTATTAGGTGCTGGTCGTGTAAATTATGAAATTGCAGAAGATGACGAGCTCGATCATCATTTTTTAGCAAAATTATGGAACCAACCTATAGGATTAATGGTGACCGCCATTGCTACTTTAATTCTTGTAAATATTCTAGATTTAGAAAGTATCTCTACAGCAGGTAGTGTTGGGTTTTTACTTATTTTCGGTATTGTAAATTTTGTTGGTTTTAGATTGTCTAAAAACACGGGGAGCAATAAAGTAATTCCGTTAGTTGGTTTTGTTTTATGTATGGTTGCCACCGTTATTTTAATAAACCAACAGTACGAAACAAACCTATTGGGAGTACTCATTTCTATTTCAATTATAGGTTTTTGTTTTATAGCGGAATGGATTTATAAAAAAACAGAAAAAAAATAA
- a CDS encoding ATP-binding protein, which translates to MSRLQTIENQLKVINGTVFQELCDSYLTIRHKNYSAISRTGSQIGKQKTTKGTPDTFFQLSNGNFLYSEITTDTSTKNKLANDIKACFDPVKTKIPIEKIEEIVLCINWNIDQEKITELNTLAKSFKTDIRIRYLMLQELALEIHLHHRDLAHIYLELPLDTGQIVSIENFIKEYDRASKGIATPLNNIFLHRELELEKLSNAIDNEDFIILTGAPGVGKTKLAIETINNYLTKNESYQAYCVSYKSYTLLADLYQYFDVDKDYLLFVDDANRIDAFEQIIGFFKANRKGKLKIIITVRDYAFQEIGSKCQEFSTQRVDLQKLKDEQIIDIIKSEPFEILNSNYYDKIVRISEGNPRLAIMISLYAKEVNNLDALNDVSDLFEKYFSTFIKDNGEFENSLNIKCLGIISFFYTIPYKNKEVTESILDKFEISYNDFIDTIVKLDKLELAEIQFEHVKVPEQNLAIFFFYKAFIKDNLLSFQILLNNYFENYQNRFTDSIIPANNTFGPQNVMDKIKPELVNYWNLIKNDDIKALDFLKSFWFYLQDQTLEFIYEYIETLPKIEENKYDTSYENNQFTFDKDNIIELVSNFFRLNSNYLKDSIELLFEYVSRQPEKLPELIHKIRELLIFDRDDERYNFYRQNTLFDILINGVNNGNELLLTSFFELAKTFLSHSFQQFKGGRNNSFIHYQYPIPNNKNIQEFRMKIWDVLDSNFVSRSEMSFKLLCSYSVVYPDVNKEIMEFDLPFILNIIDKHLKVESFEHCKYVQSQIRWFKRHDFDLEEFTNLTNRFVNDIYFTFLKIDWDRFRDKEMYEFDDFQEYDRLKEAEIRSSFILTDINEINQFFNTFLLLRNLAKNNYNYNNSLDYIIDENCSRNFDNGLNLLNIVIEDGNEINYIPRTVFRNQLKTEILANRIWEIIQSKEFHAKELWELLFYDYIDDSLISKEYSISLINTIKKMNSSNTIYFNRIERFLSVEPNLFQIIIKIITEKNEKENTRLQVCMDFFSKHFKYLGNDIELIKKAYIQQNLIQNHFDYQGKGVLEILKIDKNFLIEFVESLYSATDKHSLGGDHSDMSYIWNINDIEERLIQVFDLIIEKDLYIGFLEDYCNVFFKNLRQEKQIKRADNFIRQYVIDNNTNYQKMRVIVDLIRHSRKELFEEIFLLFVSVNQDKEIFGRLMWNGSGGIYSGDAIIGDIQAVEWRNLLEIVKKSDLGIKLIPIKSYINEQVDSCLKSGDWERKRKFLREKS; encoded by the coding sequence ATGAGTAGACTTCAAACAATAGAGAACCAACTTAAAGTTATAAATGGAACTGTCTTCCAAGAACTTTGTGATAGTTATTTAACGATTAGACATAAAAATTATTCTGCTATATCTCGAACAGGAAGTCAAATAGGAAAACAAAAGACAACAAAAGGAACTCCTGATACATTTTTTCAATTGTCAAACGGTAACTTCTTATATTCTGAAATAACAACAGATACAAGCACAAAAAATAAGTTGGCAAATGATATAAAAGCTTGTTTTGACCCAGTTAAAACAAAAATACCAATTGAGAAAATTGAGGAAATAGTTCTTTGCATTAATTGGAATATTGATCAAGAAAAAATCACAGAATTAAATACTCTAGCTAAGAGTTTTAAAACTGACATTAGAATACGCTATTTAATGTTACAAGAATTAGCATTGGAAATCCACTTGCATCATAGAGATTTAGCTCACATATATTTAGAATTACCTTTAGATACAGGTCAAATTGTTTCAATTGAAAATTTTATTAAAGAGTATGATAGAGCTTCAAAAGGGATTGCTACTCCATTGAATAATATATTCTTACATAGGGAGTTGGAATTAGAAAAATTAAGTAATGCCATAGATAATGAAGATTTTATAATCCTTACAGGAGCTCCTGGAGTTGGAAAAACAAAGTTAGCAATTGAAACTATCAATAATTATTTAACAAAAAATGAATCGTACCAAGCATATTGCGTTTCATATAAGAGCTATACTTTGCTTGCGGACTTGTATCAATATTTTGACGTAGACAAAGACTATTTACTTTTTGTTGATGACGCTAATAGAATTGATGCATTTGAACAAATAATAGGCTTTTTTAAAGCTAATAGAAAAGGTAAACTTAAAATAATAATTACTGTAAGAGATTATGCATTTCAAGAAATTGGGAGTAAATGTCAAGAATTTTCAACCCAAAGAGTGGATTTGCAAAAGCTTAAAGATGAGCAAATTATTGATATAATAAAATCTGAGCCATTTGAAATTTTAAATTCAAATTATTATGATAAAATAGTAAGAATTTCTGAAGGTAATCCAAGGTTAGCAATTATGATTTCTTTATATGCTAAAGAAGTTAATAATCTGGATGCTTTAAATGATGTTTCCGATTTATTTGAGAAGTATTTTTCAACATTCATCAAAGATAATGGAGAGTTTGAAAATTCTTTAAACATTAAATGTCTTGGAATTATTTCATTCTTTTATACTATTCCATATAAGAATAAAGAAGTAACCGAATCAATTCTCGATAAATTTGAAATATCATACAATGATTTTATAGATACAATTGTTAAGCTTGACAAGTTAGAATTAGCAGAAATCCAATTTGAACACGTAAAAGTTCCAGAACAAAACCTTGCCATATTTTTCTTTTACAAAGCATTTATAAAAGATAATTTACTCTCGTTTCAAATCCTTTTAAACAACTATTTTGAAAACTATCAAAATAGATTTACAGATAGTATAATCCCAGCTAATAACACGTTTGGTCCACAAAACGTAATGGACAAGATAAAACCAGAATTAGTTAATTATTGGAATCTAATTAAAAATGATGACATAAAAGCTTTAGATTTTCTAAAATCGTTTTGGTTTTACCTTCAAGACCAAACTTTAGAATTTATATATGAGTATATAGAAACTTTACCAAAGATTGAAGAAAATAAATATGATACTTCTTATGAAAACAATCAATTTACTTTTGACAAGGATAATATTATAGAACTAGTCAGCAATTTCTTTCGTCTTAATAGTAATTACCTTAAAGATTCAATTGAATTATTATTTGAATATGTATCTCGACAACCCGAAAAACTACCTGAACTTATTCATAAAATAAGGGAATTATTAATTTTTGATAGAGATGATGAACGATATAATTTTTATAGACAAAATACCCTTTTCGATATTTTAATAAATGGTGTAAATAATGGGAATGAATTACTTTTAACATCATTTTTTGAACTTGCTAAAACTTTTCTTTCACATTCATTCCAGCAATTCAAAGGAGGAAGAAATAACAGTTTTATTCATTATCAATACCCAATTCCGAATAATAAAAATATCCAAGAGTTTAGAATGAAAATATGGGATGTTTTGGATTCTAATTTTGTCTCTCGTTCCGAAATGTCTTTTAAACTACTTTGCAGTTATTCAGTAGTTTATCCAGATGTCAATAAAGAAATAATGGAATTCGACCTTCCATTTATTTTAAACATTATTGATAAACACTTAAAGGTTGAAAGCTTTGAACATTGTAAATATGTACAAAGTCAAATAAGATGGTTTAAACGACACGACTTTGATTTAGAAGAATTCACGAATTTGACGAATAGATTTGTTAACGATATCTACTTTACGTTTCTTAAAATAGATTGGGATAGGTTTAGAGATAAGGAGATGTACGAATTCGATGATTTTCAAGAGTATGACAGATTAAAAGAAGCAGAAATAAGAAGTTCATTTATACTAACGGATATTAATGAAATAAATCAGTTTTTCAACACTTTTTTACTATTAAGAAATTTAGCAAAGAATAATTACAATTATAATAACTCTCTTGATTATATTATCGATGAAAATTGCTCAAGAAATTTTGATAATGGACTTAATTTACTGAACATAGTTATTGAAGATGGAAATGAAATTAATTATATACCGAGAACTGTTTTTAGAAATCAATTAAAAACTGAGATTTTAGCAAATCGAATTTGGGAAATTATTCAATCAAAAGAGTTTCACGCAAAAGAACTTTGGGAATTATTATTTTACGATTATATAGACGATTCATTGATAAGCAAAGAATATTCTATATCTCTAATTAATACAATAAAAAAAATGAATAGTTCTAACACTATTTATTTTAATAGGATAGAACGTTTTCTTTCAGTAGAACCAAACTTATTTCAAATAATTATAAAAATTATTACCGAAAAAAACGAAAAAGAGAATACACGATTACAGGTTTGCATGGATTTTTTTAGTAAACATTTTAAATATCTAGGTAACGACATTGAGTTAATAAAAAAGGCATATATACAACAAAACCTGATTCAAAATCATTTTGATTATCAAGGAAAAGGTGTTTTAGAAATATTAAAAATTGATAAAAATTTCTTAATCGAATTTGTTGAAAGCTTATACTCTGCAACGGACAAACATAGTCTTGGTGGCGACCATAGTGATATGAGTTACATATGGAATATAAATGATATTGAAGAAAGGCTAATCCAGGTATTTGATTTAATTATTGAAAAAGACTTATATATTGGTTTTTTAGAAGATTATTGCAATGTTTTCTTTAAAAACCTTAGACAAGAAAAACAGATTAAAAGAGCTGATAATTTTATTAGGCAATATGTAATTGACAATAATACAAACTATCAAAAGATGAGAGTCATTGTTGACCTCATAAGACATTCAAGAAAAGAACTTTTTGAGGAAATATTCTTATTATTTGTTTCTGTAAATCAAGATAAAGAGATTTTTGGAAGACTTATGTGGAATGGAAGTGGAGGAATATATTCTGGAGATGCTATTATTGGAGATATACAAGCAGTAGAATGGAGAAATTTATTAGAGATAGTAAAAAAATCTGATTTAGGTATAAAATTGATTCCCATAAAAAGCTACATAAATGAACAGGTTGATTCTTGTCTTAAAAGTGGGGATTGGGAGAGAAAACGAAAGTTTTTAAGAGAAAAAAGTTAA